TGCTGGAGGCAGtgcccacagcagagctgcctggccagccccagctctctgaCACGAGATGAGCACAGGGGCTGGTTCTGACTGTGGTGCTCCTGTAGAGCAGGGCCCTAGGCAGGACCCAGCTTGCAGGGCAGCTCTGCCCAACACTgcctggagcagctgggggacAGGGAAGTCCCACCTGGTTGGCAGCCACCTGCAGTCTCTCCTTCTCAAGCAGTTTCATTCTCTAAGGGGATGGAAAACAGGGCACCAGTTAcatgtgtcatagaatcattttggttggaagagaccttaaagattaatcaagtccaaccattaacccaaaccacatccctaagaacctcatctatctgtcttttaaacaccttcagggatggtgactcaaccacttctctgggccgcctgttccagtgcctgacaacattttctgtgaagaaatgtttcctaatatccaatctaaacctcccctgctgcaacttgaggccatttcctctcattctgttgcttgttacatgggagaagagaccaaccctctccatgctgcaacctcctttgaggtagctgtagacagtaacaaggtctcccctcagcctcttcttctctaggctaaacagccccatctccctcagctgctcctcctccaacttgtgctccagacccttcaccagctccactgcccttctctgaacttgctccagcacctcaatgtctttcttgtagtgagggacccaaaacagAGGAGAGGGCCCTTTCCCTTCACCCCCGTGCAGGACCAGGGCAGCTGGGGGCCtcgcaggaggagggagaggggaagcaAAGTCACTACAAGGCCAGGCCTGGTCCAGCCTTGTTCTGCAAGCTCAGCCTGGGGAGTCCGGGCAGCCCCGGTGCACGGCAGGGCGAGGGCTGGGACCTGCCTGCTCACCTCAATGGCTGCGTAGGCATCCCGGAACATCTCCCAGCCGCTGATGCTGCAGTAGATGCAGCCCATGGTCATGAACAAGCAGAAGGAGAAGAAGTAGCGGTGGTTGTAGTGTCCCACACAGTTGTTTAGCCAGGCTGCCACTGGAGTTAAAGGTGTGTAACCAGGACGGGCCACAGATCCAAACCCACCCCCAGGGACCAGAGTGGTTCTCTGACCCCTAGCACCCTTCCCCATGCTGGCAGGCTCAGGAAaggagcagggcagggagagaAGAGGGATGCAGGGCTGGCTGCCCCGGGAGAGTGCTGCAGGTTAGTACAGCAGAAGGATACGGCAGTGGTGGTCCATCTTCAGCACACACCTGGGAGGAAGGAGAACAGTGCCAGTGTCAATGCCAGCACAAGCACCATGTTTGGGAGGGGGCaggcagcttccccagccctgcATACTGTGCTGGAGATGAGGTGAGAagccagcagagcagaggggaaggggccCTGGTCTCACAGCATAGGGGAGGGCAAGGAGAGGGGTCCCAAGGCTGCCTCAAGCACTGCGGTGGGCAGAGGGAGAGAGCCCTACCTGTTGCAGATGCTGCAGTGGTGGGTGCGAGCTGGCTTGGGGGCGATGCATTTCCTGCAGATGGAGACGCCAGTGAGATCATTCTTGGCCTGCACACAGGTCAGAAGGGGTTTGTACACCCAAGTgctgctcccctcccctcctgcaCTGCCCAGCCTGGCTGCCCTGATCTGGGGGAAGCATCCAGCTAAACCACCACCAGGCTGGTTTagctgtccccagtgcccagctgGGAGAGGCTGCACTGCCAGTCAGTGCTTCACCTGTGGTGGGTGCCCGGGTGAGGTGGTGATGGCCTTGTAGTAGTGGAAGACGATCATGATGAGGTTCCAGTGGCCGTAGGCCAGGTGCCAGCAGATCCAGGCAGGTGTGTAGGTCTGGAGGATGAGGGGCAGCAGGCAGATGTACACAATGGCCACAATAGAGCTCGTCAGCCCGATCACCAGTGCCACAAAAACCTTTGGAAAAGGGGCCTGGGTCACCACAGCAGGCAGCACCTGCCGCGTTCTGCCTGGGCAGAGGCACGGACAGGATTCGGCCACAGTAAAACAAGCTGAACCACAAGCTGAGGTCGCCTCTCCCTAGAGCACAGGCAGCCCCGAGActcagctgccccagcagcaggCTCACCCCAGCCCCCAGAGCCGATGCACCCCTGCCCAGTGAGGGTACTCACCACTCCGAACCATCGGGTGACATGGTCCACCAGCCAGTAGATGGGCTCGAAGAGGGAGTCAAGCACCACATCGCTGTTGGTGAAGGAATTGTAGAGCAGGGAGCGGAGGCAAAGGTGCCCATAGTgccacagctgctctgcctgccacaCCAGCTTAAACCGCCGCCGCCGGCCCAGCCGCAGGCACTTGAGGAGCAGGCGCATCACCGCCGCAAACATCCGCTGCCGGCTCCTCATCCCTGCTGTGCCACACCTGCGGGGAGAGGAGCTCAGTGTGGGCAGGCCACCCCGCTGCCTGGCTGTCCCTCAGGAAGGGTCTTCCCTCCCAGATGTGCTGATGCCAGTCATGCAGCTCCCTGCATCGACTCTGTCGGACACCTGCCTGCAGAGTGAGGCCCTCTCCTTTGCCCTGCACAAGGATGCAGAGCAGGGGGAGCTGAGCCCAGACTCCTGGAGGCTGTAGGACCACTGCCACTGGGACAGCTTTCTGCATGGACTGGGGGGCACAGGCCCCTTGATGTCTGGGCTCAGATACTCTCTGGTCTCATCTCGTCTTTCCCggcggggagggggccgggggaGTGATACGGAGAGTCTGACTCAGAGGAAACCAGAGAAGGCATGAGCATCCAGGATGCTGGGCAAGTTCCAGGGCTGATCCCAGACCCAGCCCTTCCCAACAGGTTTGTTAATGGGGGAACCCACACAAGACATACGCGAGGGAGCCAGGACAGGATTACCCCTCCTCCCCTGATCCCTCTCCTCACCCCCAAAAACCCTGAGTCTGGATGCTACTTCACTTTGACCTCTGGACCAAGTCTGCACCTTTCCCAACCTCACAGCCCCATTTCAGAGTCCCAACactctccttctttccctcccctggATCCACCTCAGACACCACCATGCACTGGCAAAGGAGCAGCCCAGGGGCAGCCCCAGGCAGAGGCAATGCTGTGAAGTGTCCCCCTGCCTGCTGAGCCCCTCGTCCCACCTGAGAGCTGTGCTGTAAACAAGGAGGAACCTGAGCCAGCACAGCAGCCGCGAAAATGATCTGCAGGGTTAGGGCCCCCAGGCCTCCACACAGGCAGAGTCCATCAATATTAAGCAGCCAGGCTGCCCCGGGGTCCTGCAAGGCACATTCTAAGCCCGGGCCAAGTGCTCGCCTCAGTGTAGTGCCAGGGAGCGGTGCCACACTGCAAAGTTCCTCCAGTGGGGACCACGTGCTGCTGTGCCAGCTGCAGAGCTCCCAGGCACCAGCAGAGAGGGCAAGCGCAGGAGCTACAGCATCCAAATGGGCCATCCAAAGGAGCCAGGGactcctctctactctgcccatGTCTGGCCAGACAAGCATGAGGCTGACCCCAAGGCTGGCAACAGCCAGACATGAGGACACCAGACCCACCAGGCCACAGACAAGGCTCCTG
The sequence above is drawn from the Patagioenas fasciata isolate bPatFas1 chromosome 8, bPatFas1.hap1, whole genome shotgun sequence genome and encodes:
- the ZDHHC16 gene encoding palmitoyltransferase ZDHHC16 → MRSRQRMFAAVMRLLLKCLRLGRRRRFKLVWQAEQLWHYGHLCLRSLLYNSFTNSDVVLDSLFEPIYWLVDHVTRWFGVVFVALVIGLTSSIVAIVYICLLPLILQTYTPAWICWHLAYGHWNLIMIVFHYYKAITTSPGHPPQAKNDLTGVSICRKCIAPKPARTHHCSICNRCVLKMDHHCPWLNNCVGHYNHRYFFSFCLFMTMGCIYCSISGWEMFRDAYAAIERMKLLEKERLQVAANQTYYQTPPPTFSFHQRAFHKSVVYLWVLCSSVALALGALTLWHAALITRGETSIERHINRKERQRLQKKGKVFRNPYSYGGWDNWKVFLGVDVPRHWLTRVLLPSPHLPHGTGLSWDLPPCVTQQRTPLLAI